A window of Cohnella herbarum contains these coding sequences:
- a CDS encoding helix-turn-helix domain-containing protein produces the protein MKIEGQRSVKVWIHFFVPYAILLTGFLAVGLYAYDKTSSLVENHSKETAYAVMEQTKEIMDRRFEELETITEQVASSTKVLSFQYVDKPFYGTNPVRIIELKKDLFDYSLFNHFILDYYVVYPNSQTIISPRSSYSLRQYYDLEFRYDNQTYEEWLTDLTSQSGAKTFIPGQSATYKGKNHSVVTYMQAFGTQERSGIVLMLIDNTQIQSLLHKLDSSNGGFAFITDGNGEIISRTGTKTDIEWAAELKDGFTPINIDGKNMLVTKTTSRYNGWTYLAAQPEAYVLEQVDYFKQLILTIILLSLVIGLVAAMLFSYRNSRPLWMLLRVLPSQRTGAETSPNRNAWDYVRSSVTNLIHNNDFLSEKMEQQVPLIRSGFYDRLLRGHYLSNKDIAVAMEHSRQTWEGDYYAVGILVIAGYDGTYNEEMLTELDFRKIAIRDIIAKAYDRTVSTHDMGENQLGLLVNGDSESTSAFLEDIRRMLKELHGRLTHSLNVQTYMPVGGCYLQMTEISRSYEEARLLLHRESWSEDRPIIFHDDESSALPTYYYPPDVELRLINLVKSGSLPETEALLRQIRENNLDQRNLPNAVCKILVNEITGTLLKCCEQSAGENDRDRHGEEVESALLASESGRSPKAAFEQLAVAFLHLCRKQHDRKKSHNKQLKDDLIRHLEEQYMQTELSLTTLADRFNTSEAYISYFFKEQTGVNFSDYLESIRMTHAKRMLTESEMPVNEISAWVGYYSLNSFSRAFKRANGLSATEFRKNSRG, from the coding sequence ATGAAAATAGAAGGTCAAAGAAGCGTGAAGGTTTGGATACATTTTTTCGTCCCCTACGCCATTTTGCTGACGGGTTTTCTAGCCGTCGGTCTATATGCTTACGATAAAACTTCTTCGTTGGTAGAGAATCATTCGAAGGAAACGGCCTACGCGGTCATGGAACAGACGAAGGAAATCATGGATCGGCGCTTCGAGGAATTGGAGACGATCACGGAGCAAGTCGCCAGCAGCACCAAGGTTCTGTCGTTTCAATACGTGGACAAGCCCTTCTACGGGACGAATCCGGTTCGGATTATCGAATTGAAGAAGGATCTCTTCGACTATTCGTTATTCAACCATTTCATATTGGATTATTACGTCGTATATCCCAATAGTCAAACGATTATCTCTCCCAGGAGCTCCTATTCTCTGCGGCAATATTACGACCTGGAATTCCGTTACGATAACCAAACCTACGAAGAGTGGTTAACCGATCTTACGTCCCAGTCCGGCGCGAAGACGTTCATACCCGGGCAATCCGCCACCTATAAAGGGAAAAATCATTCCGTCGTGACTTATATGCAAGCATTCGGAACGCAGGAACGGTCAGGAATCGTTCTCATGCTCATCGACAACACTCAAATTCAGAGCCTGCTTCATAAGCTCGACTCGAGTAACGGCGGCTTCGCCTTCATTACCGACGGTAACGGCGAGATTATCAGCCGGACCGGTACCAAAACGGATATCGAATGGGCCGCCGAGTTGAAGGACGGTTTCACTCCCATCAACATCGACGGCAAAAACATGCTCGTTACGAAGACGACATCCCGCTACAACGGTTGGACGTATTTGGCCGCTCAACCCGAGGCTTACGTCCTCGAGCAGGTTGACTACTTCAAGCAGTTAATCCTAACCATTATTTTGCTAAGCCTCGTCATCGGTTTAGTCGCGGCCATGCTGTTCTCCTACCGCAACAGCCGTCCGCTATGGATGCTTCTTCGCGTGTTGCCGTCCCAGCGTACGGGCGCGGAAACCTCGCCTAACCGCAATGCTTGGGATTACGTGAGGTCGTCCGTAACGAACCTGATCCATAATAACGATTTTCTGTCGGAGAAAATGGAGCAACAAGTTCCCCTCATACGAAGCGGATTCTACGATCGATTGCTGAGAGGCCATTATTTGTCCAACAAAGATATCGCGGTCGCCATGGAGCATTCCCGCCAAACGTGGGAAGGCGACTATTACGCGGTCGGGATTCTCGTAATCGCGGGATACGACGGAACGTATAACGAGGAAATGCTAACCGAACTCGATTTCCGCAAAATCGCGATCCGGGACATCATTGCCAAGGCTTACGACCGAACCGTCTCCACCCACGACATGGGCGAGAACCAGCTCGGACTGCTCGTCAACGGGGATTCCGAATCGACCTCCGCCTTCTTGGAAGACATCCGACGGATGCTTAAGGAGCTCCACGGCCGACTGACCCACTCGCTCAACGTTCAAACGTACATGCCCGTCGGAGGCTGTTATTTGCAAATGACGGAAATCAGCCGCTCTTACGAGGAAGCCCGTTTGCTGTTGCATCGGGAAAGCTGGTCCGAGGATCGGCCGATTATTTTCCACGACGACGAAAGTTCCGCGCTCCCGACTTATTATTACCCGCCGGACGTAGAGCTGCGTCTGATCAATCTGGTCAAATCGGGAAGCTTGCCGGAAACCGAGGCGCTCTTAAGGCAAATTCGTGAGAATAATCTCGACCAACGAAATCTCCCGAACGCCGTGTGCAAAATTCTCGTTAACGAAATAACCGGCACGCTGCTAAAGTGCTGCGAGCAATCCGCGGGAGAGAACGACAGAGATAGACACGGCGAAGAAGTCGAATCGGCCTTGCTCGCATCCGAATCCGGACGTTCTCCTAAGGCCGCTTTCGAACAACTCGCCGTCGCTTTCCTGCACCTCTGCCGCAAGCAACACGACCGTAAGAAGAGTCATAACAAACAATTAAAAGACGATCTCATTCGTCATCTAGAAGAACAATACATGCAGACTGAATTGAGCCTAACGACGCTTGCCGATCGATTCAATACTTCGGAGGCGTATATTTCCTATTTTTTCAAAGAACAGACCGGCGTGAACTTCTCCGATTACCTGGAATCCATTCGAATGACGCATGCCAAACGAATGCTGACCGAGAGCGAAATGCCGGTAAACGAAATTTCCGCATGGGTCGGTTATTATTCCCTAAACTCGTTCAGCCGCGCCTTCAAAAGAGCCAACGGCCTTAGCGCCACGGAGTTTCGCAAAAATTCGCGAGGTTGA
- a CDS encoding ABC transporter permease, translating into MYALFALPLLYIIVFKYVPMFGSVIAFKQFTVTKGMFGSPWVGFAHFERFFNSYEFWRLLRNTLSISFYTLVASFPFPILLALGLNYVKNERFKKTVQMITYAPYFISLVVVVGLLFQFLDPRTGIVNAILGWFGVDAINFMGKASMFQSIYVWSHVWQNVGFACIIYLAALAGIDPSLHEAAVMDGANKIQRMRHIDIPGIMPIAVILLILNTGQIMETGFEKILIMQNALNLRSSEVIDTYVYKVGLVSQALNFSYATAIGLFKAAIGFILLIAVNQTAKKVGQESLW; encoded by the coding sequence TTGTACGCGTTATTCGCGTTGCCGCTTCTGTATATCATCGTGTTCAAGTACGTACCGATGTTCGGAAGCGTTATCGCGTTTAAGCAGTTCACTGTTACGAAAGGCATGTTCGGAAGCCCGTGGGTCGGATTCGCGCACTTCGAGCGTTTCTTCAATTCCTATGAGTTCTGGCGCTTGCTCAGAAACACGTTGTCCATCAGCTTCTACACGCTGGTCGCCAGCTTCCCGTTTCCGATCTTGCTGGCTCTAGGTTTGAATTACGTGAAGAACGAGAGATTCAAGAAAACGGTCCAGATGATCACCTACGCGCCTTATTTCATCTCTCTCGTCGTCGTGGTCGGGTTGCTGTTCCAGTTTCTTGACCCTCGGACGGGTATCGTGAACGCGATACTCGGATGGTTCGGAGTAGACGCGATCAATTTCATGGGAAAAGCGTCGATGTTTCAATCCATCTACGTCTGGTCCCACGTCTGGCAAAATGTCGGCTTCGCGTGCATTATCTATTTGGCGGCGCTTGCCGGAATCGATCCATCGCTTCACGAAGCCGCCGTCATGGACGGCGCGAACAAAATTCAACGGATGCGACATATCGATATCCCGGGCATCATGCCTATCGCCGTCATTCTGTTGATCCTGAATACGGGTCAGATCATGGAGACGGGTTTCGAGAAAATCTTGATCATGCAGAACGCTCTTAACCTAAGGTCATCCGAAGTTATAGACACCTATGTCTACAAAGTCGGTCTCGTTTCCCAAGCCCTTAACTTCTCTTACGCAACTGCTATCGGCCTATTCAAAGCCGCTATCGGATTCATTCTGCTCATCGCGGTGAACCAGACGGCCAAGAAGGTGGGGCAGGAAAGCCTATGGTAG